From one Triticum urartu cultivar G1812 chromosome 3, Tu2.1, whole genome shotgun sequence genomic stretch:
- the LOC125545857 gene encoding beta-glucosidase 3-like has product MAFFSLLLLLLLTAHGTPPALGFTRSDFPPDFVFGAATSAYQYEGAVAEDGRSPSIWDIFTHAGKMADKSTGDVASDGYHKYKDDVKLMADTNLEAYRFSISWPRLIPNGRGAVNPKGLEYYNNLINELVKHGIQIHVMLYHLDFPQVLDDEYGGWLSPIIYFVTGGTAKCREDFTAFADVCFREFGDRVSFWTTMSEPNVIPADSYGSGTFPPGRCSDPFGRTKCTAGNSTVEPYIAAHNMILAHASATRLYRENIKLAVQMGVVGINVYSYWTYPLTNCTLGP; this is encoded by the exons ATGGCCTTCTTCTCCCTCTTGCTCCTCCTGCTCCTCACCGCCCATGGCACGCCCCCTGCTCTCGGCTTCACGCGGAGCGACTTCCCGCCGGACTTCGTCTTCGGTGCCGCCACCTCCGCCTACCAG TACGAGGGCGCTGTAGCTGAGGATGGCAGGAGCCCAAGCATATGGGACATCTTCACTCACGCTG GGAAAATGGCGGACAAAAGCACAGGGGACGTCGCTTCTGACGGGTACCACAAGTACAAG GATGATGTCAAGCTCATGGCTGACACTAACCTGGAGGCTTACAGATTCTCCATCTCCTGGCCAAGGCTTATTCCAA ATGGGAGGGGAGCTGTCAATCCAAAGGGGTTAGAGTACTACAACAACCTTATAAATGAGCTGGTGAAACATG GGATTCAAATCCATGTGATGCTTTACCATCTTGATTTCCCGCAAGTTTTGGATGATGAATATGGAGGATGGTTAAGCCCTA TTATCTATTTCGTAACAGGTGGCACTGCAAAATGCAGGGAGGATTTCACGGCATTTGCAGATGTATGCTTTAGAGAGTTTGGAGACAGGGTTTCCTTCTGGACTACGATGAGCGAACCTAATGTCATCCCAGCCGACTCGTATGGTAGTGGAACATTTCCACCCGGGCGTTGCTCTGATCCTTTTGGGCGAACAAAATGTACCGCGGGGAACTCGACCGTGGAACCGTACATAGCAGCTCATAACATGATATTGGCACATGCATCTGCTACTAGACTTTACAGAGAAAATATCAAGTTA GCCGTGCAAATGGGAGTTGTTGGCATAAATGTTTACTCCTATTGGACCTATCCTTTGACGAACTGTACTCTAGGCCCATAG
- the LOC125545854 gene encoding beta-glucosidase 5-like isoform X1, with translation MALSSLLLLLLLSASHGDAAPPALGFTRTDFPPDFVFGAATSAYQYEGAVAEDGRSPSIWDTFTHAGKMPDKSTGDIASDGYHKYKDDVKLMADTNLEAYRFSISWSRLVPNGRGAVNPKGLEYYNNLINELVKHGIQIHVMLYHLDFPRVLDDEYGGWLSPRIVEDFTAFADVCFREFGDRVSYWTTIDEPNIGPIASYDSGIFAPGRCSDPFGITKCTTGNSTVEPYIAAHNMILAHASATRLYREQYQAVQKGVVGINVYSFWTYPLTNSTVDLEATKRYQDFMFGWTLGPLVFGDYPQSMKMNVGSRLPSFTKSQSEFVKGTIDFIGINHYYSVYVNDRPLKEGVRDYAADMSVYQRGSRTDPATSEYVPTVYPDDPEGLRLVLEYLTEAYGGLPIYVQENGKAAANDILDDTDRVEYLKTYIGSTLDALRNGANVKGYFVWNFLDIFEFLAGYKLGFGMYRVDFDDEARPREARLSAHWYSGFLKNNGISIRSEVDDTGHHAQQ, from the exons ATGGCCTTATCCTCCCTCCTGCTCCTGCTGCTTCTCTCCGCCTCCCATGGCGACGCGGCTCCTCCGGCTCTCGGCTTCACGCGGACCGACTTCCCGCCGGACTTCGTCTTCGGCGCCGCCACCTCCGCGTACCAG TATGAGGGCGCCGTGGCTGAGGACGGCAGGAGCCCAAGCATCTGGGACACCTTCACTCACGCTG GGAAAATGCCAGACAAAAGCACGGGCGATATCGCTTCTGATGGATACCACAAGTACAAG GATGATGTCAAGCTCATGGCCGACACAAACTTAGAGGCTTACAGATTCTCCATCTCCTGGTCAAGGCTTGTTCCAA ACGGGAGGGGGGCTGTCAATCCAAAGGGGTTAGAGTACTACAATAACCTCATAAATGAGCTAGTGAAACATG GGATTCAAATCCATGTCATGCTTTACCATCTCGATTTTCCACGAGTTTTGGATGATGAGTATGGAGGATGGTTAAGCCCTAGAATTGT GGAGGATTTCACAGCATTTGCAGATGTGTGTTTCAGAGAGTTTGGAGACAGGGTTTCGTACTGGACCACGATAGACGAACCTAATATCGGCCCAATTGCATCTTACGATAGTGGAATATTTGCACCTGGACGTTGTTCCGATCCTTTTGGAATAACAAAATGTACCACCGGGAACTCAACCGTGGAGCCGTACATAGCAGCTCATAACATGATACTGGCACATGCATCAGCTACAAGACTTTACAGAGAACAATATCAA GCTGTGCAAAAGGGAGTTGTTGGCATAAACGTCTACTCATTTTGGACTTATCCTTTGACGAACTCTACTGTGGATTTAGAAGCAACTAAAAGATATCAAGACTTCATGTTTGGCTG GACACTAGGACCCTTGGTGTTCGGAGATTACCCACAATCGATGAAGATGAATGTTGGTTCCCGCCTCCCATCCTTCACAAAATCCCAATCTGAATTTGTTAAGGGCACTATTGATTTCATAGGAATAAATCATTATTATTCTGTCTATGTGAATGATCGCCCTTTAAAGGAAGGTGTTCGTGACTATGCAGCAGACATGTCAGTTTACCAGAGAG GTTCTAGAACAGACCCAGCAACAAGCGAG TACGTCCCAACGGTTTATCCAGACGACCCAGAAGGATTGCGACTTGTGCTGGAGTATCTGACAGAAGCCTATGGGGGCCTCCCCATTTATGTCCAAGAGAATG GCAAGGCAGCCGCGAATGACATTCTCGATGACACCGACAGGGTGGAATACTTGAAGACCTACATAGGGAGCACACTGGATGCATTAAG AAACGGAGCCAATGTGAAAGGTTACTTCGTGTGGAACTTCCTGGACATCTTTGAGTTCTTAGCAGGGTACAAGTTAGGGTTTGGCATGTATCGTGTCGACTTTGATGACGAAGCGCGGCCACGAGAAGCCAGGCTCTCTGCTCACTGGTACTCAGGCTTTTTGAAAAATAATGGCATCAGTATTCGGAGTGAGGTCGACGACACAGGACACCATGCTCAACAGTGA
- the LOC125545854 gene encoding beta-glucosidase 5-like isoform X3 produces the protein MALSSLLLLLLLSASHGDAAPPALGFTRTDFPPDFVFGAATSAYQYEGAVAEDGRSPSIWDTFTHAGKMPDKSTGDIASDGYHKYKDDVKLMADTNLEAYRFSISWSRLVPNGRGAVNPKGLEYYNNLINELVKHGIQIHVMLYHLDFPRVLDDEYGGWLSPRIVEDFTAFADVCFREFGDRVSYWTTIDEPNIGPIASYDSGIFAPGRCSDPFGITKCTTGNSTVEPYIAAHNMILAHASATRLYREQYQAVQKGVVGINVYSFWTYPLTNSTVDLEATKRYQDFMFGWTLGPLVFGDYPQSMKMNVGSRLPSFTKSQSEFVKGTIDFIGINHYYSVYVNDRPLKEGVRDYAADMSVYQRGSRTDPATSEYVPTVYPDDPEGLRLVLEYLTEAYGGLPIYVQENGKAAANDILDDTDRVEYLKTYIGSTLDALSFSSAETEPM, from the exons ATGGCCTTATCCTCCCTCCTGCTCCTGCTGCTTCTCTCCGCCTCCCATGGCGACGCGGCTCCTCCGGCTCTCGGCTTCACGCGGACCGACTTCCCGCCGGACTTCGTCTTCGGCGCCGCCACCTCCGCGTACCAG TATGAGGGCGCCGTGGCTGAGGACGGCAGGAGCCCAAGCATCTGGGACACCTTCACTCACGCTG GGAAAATGCCAGACAAAAGCACGGGCGATATCGCTTCTGATGGATACCACAAGTACAAG GATGATGTCAAGCTCATGGCCGACACAAACTTAGAGGCTTACAGATTCTCCATCTCCTGGTCAAGGCTTGTTCCAA ACGGGAGGGGGGCTGTCAATCCAAAGGGGTTAGAGTACTACAATAACCTCATAAATGAGCTAGTGAAACATG GGATTCAAATCCATGTCATGCTTTACCATCTCGATTTTCCACGAGTTTTGGATGATGAGTATGGAGGATGGTTAAGCCCTAGAATTGT GGAGGATTTCACAGCATTTGCAGATGTGTGTTTCAGAGAGTTTGGAGACAGGGTTTCGTACTGGACCACGATAGACGAACCTAATATCGGCCCAATTGCATCTTACGATAGTGGAATATTTGCACCTGGACGTTGTTCCGATCCTTTTGGAATAACAAAATGTACCACCGGGAACTCAACCGTGGAGCCGTACATAGCAGCTCATAACATGATACTGGCACATGCATCAGCTACAAGACTTTACAGAGAACAATATCAA GCTGTGCAAAAGGGAGTTGTTGGCATAAACGTCTACTCATTTTGGACTTATCCTTTGACGAACTCTACTGTGGATTTAGAAGCAACTAAAAGATATCAAGACTTCATGTTTGGCTG GACACTAGGACCCTTGGTGTTCGGAGATTACCCACAATCGATGAAGATGAATGTTGGTTCCCGCCTCCCATCCTTCACAAAATCCCAATCTGAATTTGTTAAGGGCACTATTGATTTCATAGGAATAAATCATTATTATTCTGTCTATGTGAATGATCGCCCTTTAAAGGAAGGTGTTCGTGACTATGCAGCAGACATGTCAGTTTACCAGAGAG GTTCTAGAACAGACCCAGCAACAAGCGAG TACGTCCCAACGGTTTATCCAGACGACCCAGAAGGATTGCGACTTGTGCTGGAGTATCTGACAGAAGCCTATGGGGGCCTCCCCATTTATGTCCAAGAGAATG GCAAGGCAGCCGCGAATGACATTCTCGATGACACCGACAGGGTGGAATACTTGAAGACCTACATAGGGAGCACACTGGATGCATTAAG TTTTTCCTCTGCAGAAACGGAGCCAATGTGA
- the LOC125545854 gene encoding beta-glucosidase 5-like isoform X2, giving the protein MALSSLLLLLLLSASHGDAAPPALGFTRTDFPPDFVFGAATSAYQYEGAVAEDGRSPSIWDTFTHAGKMPDKSTGDIASDGYHKYKDDVKLMADTNLEAYRFSISWSRLVPNGRGAVNPKGLEYYNNLINELVKHGIQIHVMLYHLDFPRVLDDEYGGWLSPRIVEDFTAFADVCFREFGDRVSYWTTIDEPNIGPIASYDSGIFAPGRCSDPFGITKCTTGNSTVEPYIAAHNMILAHASATRLYREQYQAVQKGVVGINVYSFWTYPLTNSTVDLEATKRYQDFMFGWTLGPLVFGDYPQSMKMNEGVRDYAADMSVYQRGSRTDPATSEYVPTVYPDDPEGLRLVLEYLTEAYGGLPIYVQENGKAAANDILDDTDRVEYLKTYIGSTLDALRNGANVKGYFVWNFLDIFEFLAGYKLGFGMYRVDFDDEARPREARLSAHWYSGFLKNNGISIRSEVDDTGHHAQQ; this is encoded by the exons ATGGCCTTATCCTCCCTCCTGCTCCTGCTGCTTCTCTCCGCCTCCCATGGCGACGCGGCTCCTCCGGCTCTCGGCTTCACGCGGACCGACTTCCCGCCGGACTTCGTCTTCGGCGCCGCCACCTCCGCGTACCAG TATGAGGGCGCCGTGGCTGAGGACGGCAGGAGCCCAAGCATCTGGGACACCTTCACTCACGCTG GGAAAATGCCAGACAAAAGCACGGGCGATATCGCTTCTGATGGATACCACAAGTACAAG GATGATGTCAAGCTCATGGCCGACACAAACTTAGAGGCTTACAGATTCTCCATCTCCTGGTCAAGGCTTGTTCCAA ACGGGAGGGGGGCTGTCAATCCAAAGGGGTTAGAGTACTACAATAACCTCATAAATGAGCTAGTGAAACATG GGATTCAAATCCATGTCATGCTTTACCATCTCGATTTTCCACGAGTTTTGGATGATGAGTATGGAGGATGGTTAAGCCCTAGAATTGT GGAGGATTTCACAGCATTTGCAGATGTGTGTTTCAGAGAGTTTGGAGACAGGGTTTCGTACTGGACCACGATAGACGAACCTAATATCGGCCCAATTGCATCTTACGATAGTGGAATATTTGCACCTGGACGTTGTTCCGATCCTTTTGGAATAACAAAATGTACCACCGGGAACTCAACCGTGGAGCCGTACATAGCAGCTCATAACATGATACTGGCACATGCATCAGCTACAAGACTTTACAGAGAACAATATCAA GCTGTGCAAAAGGGAGTTGTTGGCATAAACGTCTACTCATTTTGGACTTATCCTTTGACGAACTCTACTGTGGATTTAGAAGCAACTAAAAGATATCAAGACTTCATGTTTGGCTG GACACTAGGACCCTTGGTGTTCGGAGATTACCCACAATCGATGAAGATGAAT GAAGGTGTTCGTGACTATGCAGCAGACATGTCAGTTTACCAGAGAG GTTCTAGAACAGACCCAGCAACAAGCGAG TACGTCCCAACGGTTTATCCAGACGACCCAGAAGGATTGCGACTTGTGCTGGAGTATCTGACAGAAGCCTATGGGGGCCTCCCCATTTATGTCCAAGAGAATG GCAAGGCAGCCGCGAATGACATTCTCGATGACACCGACAGGGTGGAATACTTGAAGACCTACATAGGGAGCACACTGGATGCATTAAG AAACGGAGCCAATGTGAAAGGTTACTTCGTGTGGAACTTCCTGGACATCTTTGAGTTCTTAGCAGGGTACAAGTTAGGGTTTGGCATGTATCGTGTCGACTTTGATGACGAAGCGCGGCCACGAGAAGCCAGGCTCTCTGCTCACTGGTACTCAGGCTTTTTGAAAAATAATGGCATCAGTATTCGGAGTGAGGTCGACGACACAGGACACCATGCTCAACAGTGA
- the LOC125545854 gene encoding beta-glucosidase 5-like isoform X4, translating to MATRLLRLSASRGPTSRRTSSSAPPPPRTSMRAPWLRTAGAQASGTPSLTLGKCQTKARAISLLMDTTSTREDFTAFADVCFREFGDRVSYWTTIDEPNIGPIASYDSGIFAPGRCSDPFGITKCTTGNSTVEPYIAAHNMILAHASATRLYREQYQAVQKGVVGINVYSFWTYPLTNSTVDLEATKRYQDFMFGWTLGPLVFGDYPQSMKMNVGSRLPSFTKSQSEFVKGTIDFIGINHYYSVYVNDRPLKEGVRDYAADMSVYQRGSRTDPATSEYVPTVYPDDPEGLRLVLEYLTEAYGGLPIYVQENGKAAANDILDDTDRVEYLKTYIGSTLDALRNGANVKGYFVWNFLDIFEFLAGYKLGFGMYRVDFDDEARPREARLSAHWYSGFLKNNGISIRSEVDDTGHHAQQ from the exons ATGGCGACGCGGCTCCTCCGGCTCTCGGCTTCACGCGGACCGACTTCCCGCCGGACTTCGTCTTCGGCGCCGCCACCTCCGCGTACCAG TATGAGGGCGCCGTGGCTGAGGACGGCAGGAGCCCAAGCATCTGGGACACCTTCACTCACGCTG GGAAAATGCCAGACAAAAGCACGGGCGATATCGCTTCTGATGGATACCACAAGTACAAG GGAGGATTTCACAGCATTTGCAGATGTGTGTTTCAGAGAGTTTGGAGACAGGGTTTCGTACTGGACCACGATAGACGAACCTAATATCGGCCCAATTGCATCTTACGATAGTGGAATATTTGCACCTGGACGTTGTTCCGATCCTTTTGGAATAACAAAATGTACCACCGGGAACTCAACCGTGGAGCCGTACATAGCAGCTCATAACATGATACTGGCACATGCATCAGCTACAAGACTTTACAGAGAACAATATCAA GCTGTGCAAAAGGGAGTTGTTGGCATAAACGTCTACTCATTTTGGACTTATCCTTTGACGAACTCTACTGTGGATTTAGAAGCAACTAAAAGATATCAAGACTTCATGTTTGGCTG GACACTAGGACCCTTGGTGTTCGGAGATTACCCACAATCGATGAAGATGAATGTTGGTTCCCGCCTCCCATCCTTCACAAAATCCCAATCTGAATTTGTTAAGGGCACTATTGATTTCATAGGAATAAATCATTATTATTCTGTCTATGTGAATGATCGCCCTTTAAAGGAAGGTGTTCGTGACTATGCAGCAGACATGTCAGTTTACCAGAGAG GTTCTAGAACAGACCCAGCAACAAGCGAG TACGTCCCAACGGTTTATCCAGACGACCCAGAAGGATTGCGACTTGTGCTGGAGTATCTGACAGAAGCCTATGGGGGCCTCCCCATTTATGTCCAAGAGAATG GCAAGGCAGCCGCGAATGACATTCTCGATGACACCGACAGGGTGGAATACTTGAAGACCTACATAGGGAGCACACTGGATGCATTAAG AAACGGAGCCAATGTGAAAGGTTACTTCGTGTGGAACTTCCTGGACATCTTTGAGTTCTTAGCAGGGTACAAGTTAGGGTTTGGCATGTATCGTGTCGACTTTGATGACGAAGCGCGGCCACGAGAAGCCAGGCTCTCTGCTCACTGGTACTCAGGCTTTTTGAAAAATAATGGCATCAGTATTCGGAGTGAGGTCGACGACACAGGACACCATGCTCAACAGTGA